In a genomic window of Lepisosteus oculatus isolate fLepOcu1 chromosome 5, fLepOcu1.hap2, whole genome shotgun sequence:
- the gjd6 gene encoding gap junction protein delta 6, protein MATQLPSQGCNMKAPLRGTARTKVDLFRAVYFQKALHGDMTEWTLLKRLLDAVHQHSTMIGRLWLTVMVVFRLLIVAVATEDVYTDEQEMFVCNTIQPGCSNICYDSFAPISQPRFWVFQIITVSTPSLCFIIYTWHSLSKQPEGERVTESKEACERSCDSDSCSVKSHRHLGHSLADILEGTDVHVKSGRVSKTRLKVVKKGGKKSGILSKYYVFHVFFRATLEIGFVFAQWVLFGFKVPSHFVCMSYPCTQRVDCYVSRPTEKTIFLIFMFSVGVFCICLNFLELNHLGWKKIKESLLKKESSWKGYQEINQDAQSLTSLTFRDLTSTNSLPTLDLMGENNQDWTCTGSCSPIKDDKEAAPQQRSETPSEENRRGSQSLKSKTSKGRISKQKSTEIWI, encoded by the coding sequence ATGGCAACACAGCTCCCGAGCCAGGGCTGTAACATGAAAGCGCCTCTCCGCGGCACTGCCAGGACTAAAGTGGATCTATTTAGAGCAGTGTACTTCCAGAAAGCCCTGCACGGAGACATGACGGAATGGACGTTACTGAAGCGGCTGCTCGACGCAGTCCACCAGCACTCCACCATGATCGGGAGGCTGTGGCTGACAGTTATGGTGGTTTTTCGCCTGCTGATTGTCGCCGTGGCCACGGAGGACGTTTATACAGATGAACAGGAGATGTTCGTGTGCAACACGATTCAACCAGGGTGCTCAAACATCTGCTACGATTCCTTCGCTCCTATCTCGCAGCCACGGTTCTGGGTGTTCCAGATTATAACTGTGTCCACGCCTTCCTTGTGCTTCATAATTTACACCTGGCACAGTCTGTCCAAACagccagagggagagagagttaCGGAAAGCAAAGAGGCATGCGAAAGGAGCTGCGATTCAGACAGTTGTTCTGTCAAATCTCACAGGCATCTGGGACACAGCCTGGCAGACATTCTAGAAGGGACAGATGTTCACGTGAAAAGTGGAAGAGTTTCCAAGACAAGATTAAAAGTTGTCAAAAAAGGGGGTAAAAAGTCCGGGATCCTGTCAAAATACTACGTCTTTCACGTCTTCTTCCGTGCGACTCTGGAAATCGGCTTTGTCTTTGCTCAGTGGGTGCTTTTTGGTTTTAAGGTCCCTTCTCATTTTGTGTGCATGTCTTACCCCTGCACCCAGAGAGTAGATTGCTACGTTTCCAGGCCTACTGAAAAGACCATTTTCctgatttttatgttttccGTTGGGGTCTTCTGCATTTGCTTAAATTTCCTTGAACTTAATCACTTGGGATGGAAAAAAATCAAGGAATCtttactgaaaaaagaaagttcATGGAAAGGATATCAGGAAATAAACCAGGATGCCCAATCACTGACCTCACTCACATTCAGAGACCTTACAAGCACTAACTCACTCCCAACATTagatctgatgggagaaaacaaCCAGGACTGGACATGCACTGGAAGCTGCTCTCCTATTAAAGATGACAAAGAAGCTGCACCTCAGCAGCGCTCCGAAACACCAAGTGAGGAAAATCGAAGGGGCTCTCAGTCCCTGAAAAGCAAGACAAGTAAAGGCAGGATCTCAAAACAAAAGAGCACTGAAATTTGGATTTGA
- the sh3gl3a gene encoding endophilin-A3a isoform X1 yields MSVAGLKKQFHKASQLFSEKISGAEGTKLDEDFMEMERKIEVTNKSVMDLLSKTTEYLQPNPAYRAKLGMLNTVSKIRGQVKTTGYPQTEGILGDCMLRYGKELGEDSTFGCALVDIGEAMKQMADVKDSLDIGVKQNFIDPLQTLQEKDLKEIGHHLKKLEGRRLDYDYKKKRQGKIPDEEIKQAVEKFEESKELAERSMFNFLENDVEQVSQLSALVEAALDYHRQSLEILEELNNKLQSRITAASNRPKREFKPKSIMTSLETIDNQQHNGLSYSSSFKSSDAQTNHTVNGNTQVSPMSFSWPQSTESNRSSVHMDQPCCRSLYDFEPENEGELGFKEGDIIILTNQIDENWYEGMINGESGFFPINYVDVIVPLPQ; encoded by the exons CTATTCAGTGAAAAGATTAGTGGGGCTGAAGGAACAAAACTGGATGAAGATTTCATGGAAATGGAAAGG aaaatagaGGTCACCAACAAATCTGTCATGGATCTCCTATCAAAAACCACAGAATACCTTCAACCAAATCCag CATACAGAGCCAAGCTTGGCATGCTGAACACTGTGTCCAAGATTCGAGGACAGGTGAAGACTACGGGCTATCCTCAGACAGAGGGGATACTGGGGGACTGCATGCTGCGTTATGGCAAGGAGTTAGGAGAGGATTCAACATTTG GGTGTGCATTGGTTGATATTGGTGAAGCCATGAAACAAATGGCTGACGTGAAAGACTCACTGGACATCGGTGTTAAACAGAACTTTATTGATCCCCTACAAACATTACaagaaaaagatttaaaagaaaTTGGG catcatttaaaaaaacttgaaGGTCGTCGATTAGATTATGATTACAAAAAGAAGCGTCAGGGTAAGATACCGGATGAAGAAATCAAACAAGCTGTGGAGAAATTCGAAGAGTCCAAAGAGCTGGCTGAAAGAAGCATGTTCAACTTTTTAGAAAATGAT GTGGAGCAGGTGAGTCAGCTGTCAGCCTTAGTTGAAGCAGCACTAGACTATCATCGCCAGTCTCTGGAAATTCTTGAAGAGCTTAACAACAAATTACAGAGCAG AATAACAGCAGCAAGCAACCGCCCTAAAAGAGAATTCAAACCAAAATCCATAATGACGAGCTTAGAGACCATCGATAACCAGCAGCACAATGGATTGTCATACAGTTCATCATTCAAGTCCTCAG ATGCCCAGACCAACCACACTGTAAATGGAAACA CACAAGTCTCACCCATGTCCTTCTCATGGCCCCAGAGCACAGAGAGCAATC GGTCTTCTGTTCATATGGACCAGCCCTGCTGTCGATCACTGTATGATTTTGAACCTGAAAACGAGGGGGAGCTGGGGTTCAAGGAAGGAGACATCATCATTCTCACCAACCAGATTGATGAGAACTGGTATGAGGGCATGATCAATGGAGAATCAGGCTTCTTCCCCATCAACTACGTGGATGTTATTGTGCCTTTGCCacagtaa
- the sh3gl3a gene encoding endophilin-A3a isoform X4: MEMERKIEVTNKSVMDLLSKTTEYLQPNPAYRAKLGMLNTVSKIRGQVKTTGYPQTEGILGDCMLRYGKELGEDSTFGCALVDIGEAMKQMADVKDSLDIGVKQNFIDPLQTLQEKDLKEIGHHLKKLEGRRLDYDYKKKRQGKIPDEEIKQAVEKFEESKELAERSMFNFLENDVEQVSQLSALVEAALDYHRQSLEILEELNNKLQSRITAASNRPKREFKPKSIMTSLETIDNQQHNGLSYSSSFKSSDAQTNHTVNGNTQVSPMSFSWPQSTESNRSSVHMDQPCCRSLYDFEPENEGELGFKEGDIIILTNQIDENWYEGMINGESGFFPINYVDVIVPLPQ; the protein is encoded by the exons ATGGAAATGGAAAGG aaaatagaGGTCACCAACAAATCTGTCATGGATCTCCTATCAAAAACCACAGAATACCTTCAACCAAATCCag CATACAGAGCCAAGCTTGGCATGCTGAACACTGTGTCCAAGATTCGAGGACAGGTGAAGACTACGGGCTATCCTCAGACAGAGGGGATACTGGGGGACTGCATGCTGCGTTATGGCAAGGAGTTAGGAGAGGATTCAACATTTG GGTGTGCATTGGTTGATATTGGTGAAGCCATGAAACAAATGGCTGACGTGAAAGACTCACTGGACATCGGTGTTAAACAGAACTTTATTGATCCCCTACAAACATTACaagaaaaagatttaaaagaaaTTGGG catcatttaaaaaaacttgaaGGTCGTCGATTAGATTATGATTACAAAAAGAAGCGTCAGGGTAAGATACCGGATGAAGAAATCAAACAAGCTGTGGAGAAATTCGAAGAGTCCAAAGAGCTGGCTGAAAGAAGCATGTTCAACTTTTTAGAAAATGAT GTGGAGCAGGTGAGTCAGCTGTCAGCCTTAGTTGAAGCAGCACTAGACTATCATCGCCAGTCTCTGGAAATTCTTGAAGAGCTTAACAACAAATTACAGAGCAG AATAACAGCAGCAAGCAACCGCCCTAAAAGAGAATTCAAACCAAAATCCATAATGACGAGCTTAGAGACCATCGATAACCAGCAGCACAATGGATTGTCATACAGTTCATCATTCAAGTCCTCAG ATGCCCAGACCAACCACACTGTAAATGGAAACA CACAAGTCTCACCCATGTCCTTCTCATGGCCCCAGAGCACAGAGAGCAATC GGTCTTCTGTTCATATGGACCAGCCCTGCTGTCGATCACTGTATGATTTTGAACCTGAAAACGAGGGGGAGCTGGGGTTCAAGGAAGGAGACATCATCATTCTCACCAACCAGATTGATGAGAACTGGTATGAGGGCATGATCAATGGAGAATCAGGCTTCTTCCCCATCAACTACGTGGATGTTATTGTGCCTTTGCCacagtaa
- the sh3gl3a gene encoding endophilin-A3a isoform X3 codes for MSVAGLKKQFHKASQLFSEKISGAEGTKLDEDFMEMERKIEVTNKSVMDLLSKTTEYLQPNPAYRAKLGMLNTVSKIRGQVKTTGYPQTEGILGDCMLRYGKELGEDSTFGCALVDIGEAMKQMADVKDSLDIGVKQNFIDPLQTLQEKDLKEIGHHLKKLEGRRLDYDYKKKRQGKIPDEEIKQAVEKFEESKELAERSMFNFLENDVEQVSQLSALVEAALDYHRQSLEILEELNNKLQSRITAASNRPKREFKPKSIMTSLETIDNQQHNGLSYSSSFKSSGSSVHMDQPCCRSLYDFEPENEGELGFKEGDIIILTNQIDENWYEGMINGESGFFPINYVDVIVPLPQ; via the exons CTATTCAGTGAAAAGATTAGTGGGGCTGAAGGAACAAAACTGGATGAAGATTTCATGGAAATGGAAAGG aaaatagaGGTCACCAACAAATCTGTCATGGATCTCCTATCAAAAACCACAGAATACCTTCAACCAAATCCag CATACAGAGCCAAGCTTGGCATGCTGAACACTGTGTCCAAGATTCGAGGACAGGTGAAGACTACGGGCTATCCTCAGACAGAGGGGATACTGGGGGACTGCATGCTGCGTTATGGCAAGGAGTTAGGAGAGGATTCAACATTTG GGTGTGCATTGGTTGATATTGGTGAAGCCATGAAACAAATGGCTGACGTGAAAGACTCACTGGACATCGGTGTTAAACAGAACTTTATTGATCCCCTACAAACATTACaagaaaaagatttaaaagaaaTTGGG catcatttaaaaaaacttgaaGGTCGTCGATTAGATTATGATTACAAAAAGAAGCGTCAGGGTAAGATACCGGATGAAGAAATCAAACAAGCTGTGGAGAAATTCGAAGAGTCCAAAGAGCTGGCTGAAAGAAGCATGTTCAACTTTTTAGAAAATGAT GTGGAGCAGGTGAGTCAGCTGTCAGCCTTAGTTGAAGCAGCACTAGACTATCATCGCCAGTCTCTGGAAATTCTTGAAGAGCTTAACAACAAATTACAGAGCAG AATAACAGCAGCAAGCAACCGCCCTAAAAGAGAATTCAAACCAAAATCCATAATGACGAGCTTAGAGACCATCGATAACCAGCAGCACAATGGATTGTCATACAGTTCATCATTCAAGTCCTCAG GGTCTTCTGTTCATATGGACCAGCCCTGCTGTCGATCACTGTATGATTTTGAACCTGAAAACGAGGGGGAGCTGGGGTTCAAGGAAGGAGACATCATCATTCTCACCAACCAGATTGATGAGAACTGGTATGAGGGCATGATCAATGGAGAATCAGGCTTCTTCCCCATCAACTACGTGGATGTTATTGTGCCTTTGCCacagtaa
- the sh3gl3a gene encoding endophilin-A3a isoform X2 has translation MSVAGLKKQFHKASQLFSEKISGAEGTKLDEDFMEMERKIEVTNKSVMDLLSKTTEYLQPNPAYRAKLGMLNTVSKIRGQVKTTGYPQTEGILGDCMLRYGKELGEDSTFGCALVDIGEAMKQMADVKDSLDIGVKQNFIDPLQTLQEKDLKEIGHHLKKLEGRRLDYDYKKKRQGKIPDEEIKQAVEKFEESKELAERSMFNFLENDVEQVSQLSALVEAALDYHRQSLEILEELNNKLQSRITAASNRPKREFKPKSIMTSLETIDNQQHNGLSYSSSFKSSDAQTNHTVNGNRSSVHMDQPCCRSLYDFEPENEGELGFKEGDIIILTNQIDENWYEGMINGESGFFPINYVDVIVPLPQ, from the exons CTATTCAGTGAAAAGATTAGTGGGGCTGAAGGAACAAAACTGGATGAAGATTTCATGGAAATGGAAAGG aaaatagaGGTCACCAACAAATCTGTCATGGATCTCCTATCAAAAACCACAGAATACCTTCAACCAAATCCag CATACAGAGCCAAGCTTGGCATGCTGAACACTGTGTCCAAGATTCGAGGACAGGTGAAGACTACGGGCTATCCTCAGACAGAGGGGATACTGGGGGACTGCATGCTGCGTTATGGCAAGGAGTTAGGAGAGGATTCAACATTTG GGTGTGCATTGGTTGATATTGGTGAAGCCATGAAACAAATGGCTGACGTGAAAGACTCACTGGACATCGGTGTTAAACAGAACTTTATTGATCCCCTACAAACATTACaagaaaaagatttaaaagaaaTTGGG catcatttaaaaaaacttgaaGGTCGTCGATTAGATTATGATTACAAAAAGAAGCGTCAGGGTAAGATACCGGATGAAGAAATCAAACAAGCTGTGGAGAAATTCGAAGAGTCCAAAGAGCTGGCTGAAAGAAGCATGTTCAACTTTTTAGAAAATGAT GTGGAGCAGGTGAGTCAGCTGTCAGCCTTAGTTGAAGCAGCACTAGACTATCATCGCCAGTCTCTGGAAATTCTTGAAGAGCTTAACAACAAATTACAGAGCAG AATAACAGCAGCAAGCAACCGCCCTAAAAGAGAATTCAAACCAAAATCCATAATGACGAGCTTAGAGACCATCGATAACCAGCAGCACAATGGATTGTCATACAGTTCATCATTCAAGTCCTCAG ATGCCCAGACCAACCACACTGTAAATGGAAACA GGTCTTCTGTTCATATGGACCAGCCCTGCTGTCGATCACTGTATGATTTTGAACCTGAAAACGAGGGGGAGCTGGGGTTCAAGGAAGGAGACATCATCATTCTCACCAACCAGATTGATGAGAACTGGTATGAGGGCATGATCAATGGAGAATCAGGCTTCTTCCCCATCAACTACGTGGATGTTATTGTGCCTTTGCCacagtaa